The genomic DNA TGCCGGCGCGCAGCGAGGTCACCGTGACCGCCTCGCCGTCCATGTGCGCGTCGGCGAAAAGCTTGTACTCGCCGCCGGCCAGATCCAGCGCCACGCTCTGGCGGCCGGGCTCCATCCGCAAGCTCACCGGCCCGGACAGGCGCACGCGCTTCAGGCTGCCATAGAGGGCCTGCGGGTCGAGGTTGCGCACGTCGAGGTCGAAGCCGCCGCGGCTATCGCGCAGCGCGCCGCCGCCGCGGATCTCGCCGCCGCCAGCCAGCGCCACGTGCAGGTCGCGCACCATCTGCGCCGCCTCGCTGACCTCGATATGCGCCTGCACCGATTCCACCGGCAGGCGCTCGGCGTCGAGCTTGCCGGCTTCGTGGTTGATGATGCGCACGTCGCCCGCCACGCGCAGGGGCGCTCTGTCGTGGGCGCTGCCAGGCTTGGCAGCGGGCGCGGAGGCGGGGGTGGCAACTGCCGCTGCCGATGCCGCCGGGGCGCTGGCCGCCGCGGCCGGCGCCGGCGCGGCCGCGCCATCCACCGGGCGCAACTCAGCCTGCACGGAGAGATTGGCGCGCGGCGCCGACGGGCTGAACAAGCGCGGATTGATGTGCTCGCCGTTGACCAGCACATGGGTGAACGGGACCTTGCCAAACGGCGTCAGGTCCGCCTCGGCACGGCCGCGCAGGCGATCGCCGCTGGCTTCGGCTTGCGCGCGCAGGGCGGCAAGCGAGCCGCTCACATGGGCGCTGATGCTGAAGGATTCCTTCTGCCAGCTGCCCTCCAGCAACGCGGCGCCGTTCAGCGCAAACGGCGCCTGGCCGGCGATCTGCGCATTGGCGGCCAGCTTGCCGTATGGCGTGACCAGCCGCTCCACGCTGACGCGGTGGCGTTGCCCGTCGGAATGCAGCGAGCCCGCCAGGTCGCTGAACACCATCTCGCTGGGCGTGGCCGGCGGCCCTTGGAGCCAGGCCAGGCGGTCCAGCGTGAGCGTATCCACGTCCACCGCCAATGGCAGGTCGAGCGATTTGGGCAAGGTGGCGGGCGCGCTGTCAGGCGGCGACGGCGGCAAGCGCAGCGTGACGGCGCCAACGCGCAGCGAGCTGACATGCAAGCGGGTCGGCGACCAGTTGAAGGACCAGTTGCCATCGACACGGTCGACCGTCACGCGCGTCCCGCCGCTGGCAAACACCACATCGCGCAGCCGCAGGCCGTGGGCCACCGTGCCGCCTTCCAGTTTGCCTGACAAAGCGCCTGCGGACAGGCGCGTGGCCAGCGACCATAGCTGGCGCGTGCCGGCTTCCGTACGCAAGGCCAGCACCGCCGCCGCAACCCCCGCCAGCACCAGCGCCAGCAGCACCACCGCGCACCACGCCAGCCAGCGCCCGAAGCGCATGCGGCGCGGCCGCGCCGGCCCGGGCGGAACATCGCCGGGAGCGGGAACGGGAGGCATGTCGGGAATGCTCATGCGGCAAATGCCCTGCAGCTGCGTTGATTGAGGTCGCCGTGCTGGCGGCCGGGCCGCATCGCCGTGGTCGGAACGATCATCAGAACGCGACTCCCAGCGAGATATGCGGGCGGAACTGCTTCGCCTGGATGCCGTAGCCCACGTCGAGCTGCACCGGCCCCACCGGGCTGCGCCAGCGCGCGCCAACGCCCACGCCGTTGTAGAGCTTGACGCCAGTCAGGTTGTCGGTGGCCGTGCCCACGTCCCAGAAGATCGCGGCGCCCCAGTCATGCAGGAACCAGTACTGGTATTCCAGGCTCGCGGTGCCGAGGTACTTGGCCGGCAGCACGCTGGCGCCGTTGCGGGTGCCGATCGACTGATAGCCGTAGCCCCGGATCGAATCCGTGCCGCCCGCCCTGAAGCGCAGCGAGGCCGGGACCTTGGTGACGTCGCCGTTGGTGATGTCCGCGCCCAGCTCCAGCCGGGCCACCACCAGGTCGCGCTTGCCCACCGGCACATACTGGCGGATACGCCCGTACAGGCGGAAGAAGGTTTCGTCGCTCAGCATGTGCTTGGCGGCCACGCCCACCTGCGTGCTGATGACGTTGCCGCGACGCGGGAACACCGGGTTGTCCACGTCGCGCCGCGTCCAGGCAAAGGCGGGCACCAGCGCCCGGCTGAGCTGGCTGTCCTGCCCGAAGGGCTGGAGCTTGTCGTAGTAATAGTCCAGCGACCTGGTGGTGTCGTACTTCTCGCGCGAGCGGGAGCGCTTCAGGCCCGTGCGCAGGCTGGTCAGGTCGGTGCTTTCCAGGTCGATGGTGCGTTCGTAGCTAGCATAGGCGCTATTGCGGTACGTCTTGCTATCCGGCGGCATCGCGATCTCGCCGAACGCGTACTGGCGCTTTTGCTCGATGCGCGCCTGCGAATCGAACACCCAGGCACGGTTGAACAGGTTGTAGTAAGCGTAGCGCCCTTCGACCTGGGCACCGGTATCGGTGGTGTAGCCCACGCCCGACGAGAGCCGATGGACGGGATACTCGCGCACCCGGACATACACGGGCACAGTCACCTTGTCGGCGTTCATGTCGACTTTTGGCTCGGCGCTGATGGCGGTGCTCGCTTCGGTGACCTTGCCCTCGGCCGTCGTTTCCTGCTCGCCAAGGTCGATCTGCACATTGGAGAAGTACGGCTGGTTCTGGATGGCGCGCTGGAATTCCAGCAAGCGCTCCACGCGGTACGGCTCGCCCTCATACAGCGGATTGACGTTGCGGATGATCTGCTCGGGATAGCGCCGCAGCCCGCTAATCTTCAGCGCCCCCATGCTGTAGGCCGGGCCGCTGGCAAAGCGCGCGCTCAGGTCCGCCGCGTGCTCGTCCGGCTCGATGCGGGCTTGCGAGCCGGTCAGGCGGGCGCCATAGTAGGTATGGCTCTGCAGCGCCACCAGCGCATCTTCCTTGGCCTTGTCCCAGTCCGCCTGGCGAAACGGCGCGCCCACCGGCAGATCCCACTTGGCCCGGATTTCGGCAATCTGCTCCGGCGACTGGCTGGCGGCCGGGCCGCTCACGCCCACGTCCACCGCACGAATCACCGTGCGCGCGCCCGGATCCACCGTGATGTGCACGGTGCGCTCGTCGCCGCTGCCGTCCACCTTGGTGGTGGTCTGCGGATCGAAATAGCCTTCGGTGGAGGTGAACTGGCGGACCTGCTCGCCAACCGTCTCGACCATGTAGTTGAACTGGTCGGGCGAGATATCGTCGCGGGTACGGTAGCGCGACAGGTCCAGATGGTCCTGCAGGATTTCCTTGATCGGCTTGGGCGCATCCACCTCGACTTTATAAGCGGCGGCGGCGGACCCCGCGGATAGCGCCAGGGCCGCCAGCAGCGGGCGCACCAGGCAGCGCAGCACGGCCGGCGCCACCGGCAGTCCGCCGGCAGGGGCGGCAAGGCCGGCGAGCATGGTGCGCGGGTTCCCTGGATCCATCCTCATCGATTGGTGCACGTCACGCAAAGTCGATATTTGACCACACCCGCGCGGCCAGCCTGTCCGGCGCCGCCAAAAAGACCGCCGCAACCGTCACCACAGCCGCCACCACAACCGTCGCCGAACGCCAGGGCACGGGATGGAAACGGCAGAATCGCGCGCAATCCCGTTGCCAGGCCCGCCGATACGGTAAAATCCTCGCTGTTTGTTAATTTCACCCTGTTTCCCGCCATGGCTGCCTACGAATCGGATATCACCCAGTTCCTGAAGTCGCTCAAGGACGAGCGCCCTTCCCTGGAAGCGGAACAACGCCAGGGCCGCGCCCTGCTGTGGGACAAGAGCCCGATCAACCTCGAAGAACGTGCCCGTGCCGACGCCTCGCGCGTGGCGCAAAAGCCGTACGTCTACTCGCTGGACTAAAGCCGCACCCGCCCCACCCGAGCGAGCGAGCGCCCCTAGATGAACCAGAGCGAGCAGGACAAGCTCAAGCCAGCAATCGAGCTGCCCAGCGTGACGCCCGAGCGGGATTCCACGCCGGCCGCCGTCGACGGCATGGCGTTCGCGCGCCTGTACGGCGAGCCCCTGTTCAAACTGCCGCAGGACCTGTACATCCCGCCGGATGCGCTGGAGATCTTCCTGGAAGCGTTCGAAGGGCCGCTGGATCTGTTGCTTTACCTGATCCGCAGGCAGAACTTCAACGTCCTCGATATTCCGATGGCGCAAGTGACGCGCCAGTACCTCACGTATATCGAGCAGATCCGCAAGAGCAATCTTGAGCTGGCCGCCGAGTACCTGCTGATGGCCGCCATGCTGATCGAGATCAAGTCGCGGATGCTGCTGCCGGTGAAAAAATCCGACAGCGACGACGAAGAAGAGGATCCCCGCGCCGAACTGGTCCGCCGCCTGCTCGAATACGAGCAGATGAAGCTGGCGGCCATGCGCATCGACCAGGTGCCGCAGCTCGGGCGCGATTTCCTGCACTCCCAGGTCTACATCGAGCAGAGCATTGCGCCGCGCTTTCCCGATGTGGAAGTGGTCGACCTGCAAGCCGCGTGGGCCGACGTGATCAAGCGCGCCAAGCTCAACCAGCACCACAAGATCTCGCGCGAGGAACTCTCCGTACGCGAGCACATGAGCCACATCCTGCGCCGCCTGCAGCATTCCCGCTTCATGGAGTTCAGCGAACTCTTCGAAGACGCGGTGCGCTCCGGCAAGGGCGTGCCGGTGGTGGTGGTCAACTTCATCGCCATGCTTGAGCTATCGCGCGAAGCCCTGGTAGAGATCACCCAGGCCGAACCCTTCGCGCCGATTTATGTGCGATTGGCGTACATTCCCAGCTAAGCCGCACCAATAGCGCCGCCCGCCTCGGGCCGCATGCTCTACAATCCGCCGACAATCGGCGCCACCTAGAGCACCGGACCGGCCTCCCGGCGCACATCGCCCCGGGGCACTCCTACCACGACCAGCACACCAACTTCATGAAAGTCATTTCCTCCATTCACGAGTTGCGGGACCAGTTGCGCGGACAGAACCGGGCGGCCTTCGTGCCGACCATGGGCAACCTGCATGAAGGCCACCTGTCGCTGATGCGCCTGGCGCGTCAGCACGGTGACCCGGTGGTCGCGTCGATCTTCGTCAACCGGCTGCAGTTCGGTCCCAATGAGGATTTCGACAAGTACCCGCGCACGCTGCAGGACGACATCGAGAAGCTGCAAAAGGAAGGCGTCTACGTGCTGTTTGCGCCCACCGAGCGCGACATGTACCCGGAGCCGCAGGAATACCGCGTGGAGCCGCCGCACGACCTGGGCGACATCCTGGAAGGCGAATTCCGACCCGGCTTCTTCAAGGGCGTGTGCACGGTAGTGATGAAGCTGCTGTCGTGCGCGCAACCGCGCGTCGCCGTGTTCGGCAAGAAGGACTACCAGCAACTGATGATCGTGCGCCGCATGGTCCACCAGTTCGCGCTGCCGATCGACATCATCCCCGCCGAAACCGTGCGCGCCGAAGACGGCCTAGCCCTGTCCTCGCGCAACCGCTACCTCACGCCCGACGAACGCACCGAAGCCCCGGTGCTCTACAAGACGCTGCACGAAGTCCGCGACACCGTACTGGCCGCCAACAGCGCCAGCGCCGACCTCCCCGCCATCGAAGCCAGCGCCAAAGCCGCCCTGCAAGCCCGCGGCTGGCAACCCGACTACGTATCCATCCGCAAGCGCGTAGACCTGCAGGCACCCACCCGCGAAGAATACGTAGCAGGTGAACCGCTGGTCATCCTGACCGCAGCAAAACTCGGCGCGACAAGGCTGATCGACAACCTGGAAATCTGACGAAATCGAGGCCTGAACGACCCAGGCCTCGAAATGTCACCCCTGTCACCCATGTGAGTGAACTCGCATGGCGCCGCCTACCGATCGGTGTAGCCGTGATTCCCGCCCCCAAGGCGGAAATCACCCAAGCGCGATGCGAAGCGAGCCGTGAAGGTTTACCTAGGCCGTATGGGGCGCCTCGGGATTCGGCGAAAAGAGCGGAAAAGAGGGACCCATGTTTGAGTATCGCCTTAAGGCGATGCGAGTTTGGGTCCCGGCCGCTCTTTTCGCTGCAGTTGCAGTTGCCTTTGACGTTAAGCCGTTGAATTTGAAGCTGATTCTGCAGTTGCAGTTGCAGCCAACCAGCAATCAAACCTCAACCACCTCCTCCCGCCCCACCTCAACCTTAACCCCCTTAGCCCTCTCCATCGTCCGCACCACATGCCGCCGATGCCCCCGCCTGCGCTTCCACCAAATCAAAACCCCAGTAACACCAAACATCAACGGCACCAAACCAAACACCGAAATAAACGCCCGCCCCACCAATCCAAACGCTTCCCCGGTATGCAACGGATACATCCAGTTAAGGAAAGTATCCCCAGCCGGCGCATCCATCGGATCGCGAACCCCAAGCCGCTTACCCGTGTGCGCATCCAGCCAGAGCCGGGTCGCGCCACTGCCCTGGCGGACCTCGTCAGGTTGCCGCAACCGCACCTCAAACGGATCTCCCGCCTTGCGCGGAAAGCTGACCCGCGTCACCAGCGCCGCGGGATAAAGCGCCTGGGCAGCGCTCACGGCCTGCGCAGCACCTAGCAACGGCGTACCAGCAGGCGCCGCAGCCGATGCCGGCTTGCCAGGCGGCGATACCGTCATCACGCCAGCCACCATCGGCGTCACCCACTTGGGTAAATCCAGGTACCAGCCCGAAAACGCCATCGTAGCCAGCACCGGCGCCGCGAAAATGCCTGCCGTGCGATGCAGCGAATAATTGAAGCGCGACCACGAGCCTCCATGGCTGATGCGAAACGCATTGAGCACCGCGCGCGGCTTGAGCTTGGGCCACCACAGCACAACCCCGCCGATCACCAGCACCAGCAGCAGCATCCCGGTGATGCCCAGGATCGTCCGGCCGGTCTCGCCAGAGAGCAGGTAGTGGTGCAACTGGAACAAGGTCGGCAACAGCAGTGGGCGCGACAGGCCGGGCTCGCCCCAGACCCGTTCACCCTTCACCGTCAATGTGACGGGATCGACCATTACCTGGCGCGAGCGCCCGGCGTTGGGCGTGCCCTTGAGCGGGTACCAGGCAATAAACACCTCATGCGGCGCGGACGGCAGCATCAGCAACGTGGGGCGGCCATAGTGCGGGTCGGCCTGCAGGCGGTCAGTGACCGCTTGCACCGTGGCCGTCGCCACCGGCATGGGGACTTCCGCCGAGGCTGTCAGCAGCTCCGGGTTGAGCATGGCATCCAGCTCGTCGCGCCAGGCAATCACGGTGCCGGTCAGGCCCAACATGACAAACAGCAGGCCCAGCCACAAGCCGAGGTACAGGTGAATCTTGACGAAAACAACGCGCAGGCGGCCGGTGACCATGGGAAGCGGGGAGCAGATTGGGGGGTTGGGGGATTGTGGGGTTACGTTTTCGGACCCTATGCCAGCGTGCGCTTAATACGCCACACTACCAAGATGAGAATGCGAAAGATTCGCGATTCTAACAGGCAGGGCTTGCCCATGCGTGACAAGCGCACGACCGTGGCTGGGCTCGCCTGGATTGCGGCAGAATGTCGATCGTGCCCATTGCCGGCCCCGGACTCCCGCCCTGAAGATGCCCCATTCGATCGAATTGCTCCCTGCCGGCCCCCACGATGCCGCGCTGATTGCCGACCTGCACACGCAAAGCTGGCGCCATGCCTACCGCGGGCTGTTGCCGGCGGATTACCTTGAGCAGGAGGCGCCCGTCCAGCGCCGGCAAGCCTGGCAGGCTCGCCTTGTGGAGGGCGCCGAAGGGCCGCTGGAAGTCACGCTCGTGCGCGTGGACGGCACGCCGGCCGGCTTTGCCTGCCTGCAACCCGAGGCCAAGCCGCAATATGGCGTGTACCTAGATAACCTGCATGTGCTGCCGGGATGGCACGGACTGGGGCTTGGCAAGCGCCTCTTCGCCCATTGCGCGCGGCGTGCCGCCAGCGGCTGGCCAGGGCAGCCCCTTTTCCTCTATGTACTGGAAGGCAACACCCAGGCGCGCGAATTCTATCGGCGCCTGGACGGCCTGGAGAGCGAGGTGTTCGACGACCAGTTTCCCGGCGCCGATCTGATCGTGGCCGTGCGCCGCGTGAGCTGGCCGTCGGTGGATGCCCTGCTCAGGCGGCTGGACGCCTAGCCAGCGCCGGCTGCTCCAGCCAGCCAATGATCGGCTGCCACTGCTCCCAGTCCCGCGCCACGCGTGACGGCGCCACATCCCACAGCGTCAGGCCGTGCGCGGCAAGCTGCACGTAGTTCTGGGTATCGCGCAGGAAGCCAAGCACCGGCAGCCCCAGCTCCGCGACAAAGCGCTGCAGCTGCTCGGCCGCGCGGGTGCGCAGGTCGACCCGCATGCCGATCACACCCACCTCCACCTCGCCGTGGCGCACGCGCTTGTCGTCGGCGAGCCGGGTAAGGAAGTCCTGGGTGGCGAGGATATCGAACAAGGACGGTTGCAGCGGCACCACTACGCGGTGGGCCAATTTCATCACATCGTTGAAGCGCCAGCCGTGCAGGCCGGCCGGGGTGTCCAGCACCACGTGGGAGGTGCCTTTGGGCGGGCGCGCGATCTGGTCGGCGCTGATGTCCCAGGTGCGGATGGCCGGCGCCGAGGCCGGGCGCAAGCCCAGCCAGGCCCGTGATGACTGCTGCCGGTCCGTGTCGCCCAGCATCACGGCGTGGCCGGTGCTGGCGAAGTAGCCCGCCAGGTTGGTGGCCAGCGTGGTCTTGCCTACGCCGCCTTTGGGATTGGCGATCATGACTACGGGCATGGTTGTCTCCGCAATGGCTTTCCATGGCGGCGCTGCCGGCGGGCGCGCCGCTCCGGGTTCCGCCATGGCCCTGCCATTTGTCGCGACCGGGCCCTGGCGGAGCGGGCCCGCCTGCGAGTTTAGCAGTTGCCGCGTGTCGGCGGCTGGGGCGGCTGGGCGGCTATGACGCCTGCCATGACGCCTGCA from Cupriavidus sp. D39 includes the following:
- a CDS encoding ParA family protein; its protein translation is MPVVMIANPKGGVGKTTLATNLAGYFASTGHAVMLGDTDRQQSSRAWLGLRPASAPAIRTWDISADQIARPPKGTSHVVLDTPAGLHGWRFNDVMKLAHRVVVPLQPSLFDILATQDFLTRLADDKRVRHGEVEVGVIGMRVDLRTRAAEQLQRFVAELGLPVLGFLRDTQNYVQLAAHGLTLWDVAPSRVARDWEQWQPIIGWLEQPALARRPAA
- a CDS encoding GNAT family N-acetyltransferase, whose translation is MPHSIELLPAGPHDAALIADLHTQSWRHAYRGLLPADYLEQEAPVQRRQAWQARLVEGAEGPLEVTLVRVDGTPAGFACLQPEAKPQYGVYLDNLHVLPGWHGLGLGKRLFAHCARRAASGWPGQPLFLYVLEGNTQAREFYRRLDGLESEVFDDQFPGADLIVAVRRVSWPSVDALLRRLDA
- a CDS encoding segregation and condensation protein A — translated: MNQSEQDKLKPAIELPSVTPERDSTPAAVDGMAFARLYGEPLFKLPQDLYIPPDALEIFLEAFEGPLDLLLYLIRRQNFNVLDIPMAQVTRQYLTYIEQIRKSNLELAAEYLLMAAMLIEIKSRMLLPVKKSDSDDEEEDPRAELVRRLLEYEQMKLAAMRIDQVPQLGRDFLHSQVYIEQSIAPRFPDVEVVDLQAAWADVIKRAKLNQHHKISREELSVREHMSHILRRLQHSRFMEFSELFEDAVRSGKGVPVVVVNFIAMLELSREALVEITQAEPFAPIYVRLAYIPS
- a CDS encoding PepSY-associated TM helix domain-containing protein, which gives rise to MVTGRLRVVFVKIHLYLGLWLGLLFVMLGLTGTVIAWRDELDAMLNPELLTASAEVPMPVATATVQAVTDRLQADPHYGRPTLLMLPSAPHEVFIAWYPLKGTPNAGRSRQVMVDPVTLTVKGERVWGEPGLSRPLLLPTLFQLHHYLLSGETGRTILGITGMLLLVLVIGGVVLWWPKLKPRAVLNAFRISHGGSWSRFNYSLHRTAGIFAAPVLATMAFSGWYLDLPKWVTPMVAGVMTVSPPGKPASAAAPAGTPLLGAAQAVSAAQALYPAALVTRVSFPRKAGDPFEVRLRQPDEVRQGSGATRLWLDAHTGKRLGVRDPMDAPAGDTFLNWMYPLHTGEAFGLVGRAFISVFGLVPLMFGVTGVLIWWKRRRGHRRHVVRTMERAKGVKVEVGREEVVEV
- the panC gene encoding pantoate--beta-alanine ligase, with translation MKVISSIHELRDQLRGQNRAAFVPTMGNLHEGHLSLMRLARQHGDPVVASIFVNRLQFGPNEDFDKYPRTLQDDIEKLQKEGVYVLFAPTERDMYPEPQEYRVEPPHDLGDILEGEFRPGFFKGVCTVVMKLLSCAQPRVAVFGKKDYQQLMIVRRMVHQFALPIDIIPAETVRAEDGLALSSRNRYLTPDERTEAPVLYKTLHEVRDTVLAANSASADLPAIEASAKAALQARGWQPDYVSIRKRVDLQAPTREEYVAGEPLVILTAAKLGATRLIDNLEI
- a CDS encoding DUF3460 family protein, with product MAAYESDITQFLKSLKDERPSLEAEQRQGRALLWDKSPINLEERARADASRVAQKPYVYSLD
- a CDS encoding autotransporter assembly complex protein TamA, yielding MLAGLAAPAGGLPVAPAVLRCLVRPLLAALALSAGSAAAAYKVEVDAPKPIKEILQDHLDLSRYRTRDDISPDQFNYMVETVGEQVRQFTSTEGYFDPQTTTKVDGSGDERTVHITVDPGARTVIRAVDVGVSGPAASQSPEQIAEIRAKWDLPVGAPFRQADWDKAKEDALVALQSHTYYGARLTGSQARIEPDEHAADLSARFASGPAYSMGALKISGLRRYPEQIIRNVNPLYEGEPYRVERLLEFQRAIQNQPYFSNVQIDLGEQETTAEGKVTEASTAISAEPKVDMNADKVTVPVYVRVREYPVHRLSSGVGYTTDTGAQVEGRYAYYNLFNRAWVFDSQARIEQKRQYAFGEIAMPPDSKTYRNSAYASYERTIDLESTDLTSLRTGLKRSRSREKYDTTRSLDYYYDKLQPFGQDSQLSRALVPAFAWTRRDVDNPVFPRRGNVISTQVGVAAKHMLSDETFFRLYGRIRQYVPVGKRDLVVARLELGADITNGDVTKVPASLRFRAGGTDSIRGYGYQSIGTRNGASVLPAKYLGTASLEYQYWFLHDWGAAIFWDVGTATDNLTGVKLYNGVGVGARWRSPVGPVQLDVGYGIQAKQFRPHISLGVAF